In Trifolium pratense cultivar HEN17-A07 linkage group LG7, ARS_RC_1.1, whole genome shotgun sequence, a genomic segment contains:
- the LOC123893558 gene encoding 3-ketoacyl-CoA synthase 12-like → MEFLTLLCAFTIMHLCYLIWKVYDQRRDQQCYILNYQCYKPGDERKLGSERCGKIIGNNDDIGLNECKFFLKAIVNSGIGEETYAPRNFVEGRATNPTLQDGIEEMEEFCHESIAKLLNKSGISPSEIDVLVVNVSLFSAIPSLTSRIINHYKMREDIKAYNLAGMGCSASLISLDIIQNIFKSQKNKYALLLTSESLSPNWYSGNNRSMILANCLFRIGGCAILLTNKRSLKHKAILKLKHLVRTHHGARDDAHNCCSQKEDEQGKLGFFLAKDLPKAATRAFVDNLRVLSPKILPARELFRFLFMSVIKKVSKFHVPKSAAGGVGGTSNKSPLNFKTGVDHFCLHTGGKAVIDGIGMSLDLNEYDLEPARMSLHRFGNTSASSLWYVLGYMEAKKRLKKGERVLMISLGAGFKCNSCLWEVMRDADDRNVWDDCIDYYPPHSLANPFMEKYGWINNLEDASTFKHKLAQFLQN, encoded by the coding sequence aTGGAGTTTCTCACTTTACTTTGTGCTTTTACAATAATGCACTTGTGCTACCTGATCTGGAAAGTTTATGATCAGAGAAGGGACCAACAGTGTTACATATTAAACTACCAATGTTACAAACCAGGTGATGAAAGAAAGCTTGGAAGCGAACGTTGTGGAAAGATCATAGGAAATAATGATGATATTGGTCTGAATGAGTGCAAGTTCTTCCTTAAAGCCATTGTCAACTCAGGCATTGGTGAGGAAACTTATGCTCCAAGAAACTTCGTCGAAGGCCGAGCCACAAACCCAACATTGCAAGACGGAATCGAAGAGATGGAAGAGTTTTGTCATGAAAGCATTGCAAAACTTCTAAACAAATCAGGCATTTCACCATCGGAGATCGATGTTCTTGTGGTAAATGTATCTTTGTTTTCTGCTATCCCTTCTTTAACTTCTAGAATCATTAACCATTACAAAATGAGAGAGGACATAAAAGCTTATAACCTAGCTGGTATGGGTTGTAGTGCTAGTCTTATTTCATTAGACATTATTCAAAACATTTTCAAGTCACAAAAGAACAAGTATGCTCTTTTGTTGACATCAGAATCTTTGAGTCCAAATTGGTATTCAGGCAACAACAGGTCAATGATCCTTGCAAATTGTCTTTTCCGCATTGGCGGATGTGCAATTCTTCTCACAAATAAAAGATCCTTAAAGCATAAAGCTATACTAAAATTGAAGCATTTAGTTAGGACTCATCACGGTGCCAGAGATGACGCACATAACTGTTGTAGTCAAAAAGAAGACGAACAAGGTAAGCTCGGTTTTTTCCTAGCTAAAGATCTTCCAAAAGCCGCTACAAGAGCTTTCGTCGATAATTTAAGAGTGTTATCGCCTAAAATTTTACCAGCAAGGGAATTATTTAGGTTTCTATTCATGTCAGTCATAAAAAAAGTGTCAAAATTTCATGTCCCTAAGTCAGCTGCAGGTGGTGTTGGTGGTACAAGTAACAAATCACCATTGAATTTCAAAACCGGCGTTGATCATTTTTGCCTTCACACTGGAGGAAAAGCTGTGATCGATGGAATAGGTATGAGTTTAGATCTGAATGAGTATGATCTTGAGCCAGCAAGAATGTCCTTGCATAGATTTGGTAACACATCAGCAAGTAGTTTATGGTATGTGTTAGGATATATGGAAGCTAAGAAGAGGTTGAAGAAAGGTGAGAGAGTATTGATGATAAGTTTAGGTGCTGGCTTTAAATGCAACAGTTGTTTGTGGGAAGTAATGAGAGATGCTGATGATAGAAATGTGTGGGACGATTGCATTGATTACTATCCACCACACTCCTTAGCCAACCCATTCATGGAGAAGTACGGTTGGATTAACAATCTTGAAGATGCAAGCACTTTCAAACACAAGCTTGCTCAGTTTCTTCAAaactga